A region from the Candidatus Zixiibacteriota bacterium genome encodes:
- a CDS encoding T9SS type A sorting domain-containing protein, whose product MIKKIFILSVLAAFLLTAGAVAELSKTAPMTQQNIIKGDEPLPDVEVYPYVPGTSTDSPGLQVGITYYDYQTNGSSGNRVAICDDGSIYFDWMYLNGWPYPQVPRHVYHNWMDANGVLNPNEIDGQVNVDAGAGYTNLDIYSGTQGCFAYHSSGGSSPTYATVSIDNEISGMGIFDHYNPPDELFPQTPDSPGRCYWPYMCVDRNDNIHVTMTENTTLRMQRMAYTGSTDGGATWSTLQFVDTVMVISSVVDASPVSDRVVIAYSKTTDTSTQWYNDIYYVISDDGTSWDFRYGRNNITNYTTDDDSLFAYTDLDVLFDYNDNIHVVWTDQWVTDEGIYYRTNLKHWDEESDEIETIFHHPDSLWTTIEGAWNRSISKMNLGVDTDNNLFCTFTYFDTSDISEGGFGNGEIYMVCKPYGGSWDTSLYNLTNSASPGCFPGECDSDHWSTLADVVDENLHVLYINDKDAGGIVQTEGTATENPVLYLTYPNPYASSVDENTNRPENFSLNQNYPNPFNASTVISFSLKEAAPVTVDIFDLTGAKVTTLVNEHMNAGSHEVVWNASDVASGVYFYKLTAGGVSETKQAVMIK is encoded by the coding sequence CCGCTCCGATGACACAGCAGAATATTATTAAAGGCGATGAGCCTCTTCCCGATGTCGAGGTTTATCCGTATGTTCCCGGTACTTCTACTGATTCGCCGGGTTTGCAAGTAGGTATAACTTATTATGATTACCAGACCAACGGTTCAAGCGGCAATCGTGTAGCTATCTGCGATGATGGTTCTATCTATTTTGACTGGATGTATTTGAATGGTTGGCCATATCCGCAAGTTCCCCGTCATGTTTATCACAACTGGATGGATGCTAACGGCGTTCTGAACCCGAATGAGATCGACGGACAGGTCAATGTTGATGCTGGCGCAGGTTATACAAACTTAGATATCTACAGCGGCACTCAAGGCTGTTTCGCTTACCATTCCTCAGGCGGAAGTTCGCCTACTTATGCTACCGTTTCTATCGATAACGAGATATCGGGCATGGGAATATTCGACCATTACAACCCGCCGGACGAACTGTTCCCGCAGACACCCGACAGCCCCGGCAGATGTTATTGGCCTTATATGTGTGTCGACCGCAATGATAATATTCATGTAACTATGACAGAGAATACCACACTCCGCATGCAGAGAATGGCATACACCGGCTCAACCGATGGTGGCGCCACATGGAGTACGCTTCAGTTTGTCGATACAGTCATGGTTATTAGCAGCGTAGTCGATGCTTCGCCTGTTTCCGACAGAGTAGTTATTGCTTATTCCAAAACTACTGATACTAGCACTCAGTGGTATAACGACATCTATTATGTTATTTCTGATGACGGCACCTCATGGGATTTCCGCTACGGCAGAAACAATATCACAAACTATACCACCGATGATGATTCATTGTTTGCCTATACAGACCTTGATGTCTTATTTGATTACAACGACAATATCCATGTGGTCTGGACAGACCAGTGGGTTACCGATGAAGGTATTTATTATCGCACCAACCTTAAGCATTGGGATGAAGAATCAGATGAAATCGAAACAATATTTCATCATCCGGATTCACTGTGGACGACCATAGAAGGCGCCTGGAACCGCAGTATCAGCAAGATGAATCTTGGCGTTGACACCGACAACAATTTATTCTGCACATTTACATATTTCGATACTTCCGATATTTCCGAAGGCGGTTTTGGTAATGGTGAAATCTATATGGTTTGTAAACCATATGGCGGTTCATGGGATACTAGCTTATATAACCTGACCAACTCGGCATCACCCGGCTGTTTCCCCGGCGAATGCGACAGCGACCACTGGTCAACTTTGGCCGATGTAGTCGATGAAAACCTGCATGTTCTTTATATTAACGATAAGGATGCCGGCGGCATTGTTCAAACAGAGGGCACCGCAACCGAGAACCCTGTTTTGTATCTGACTTATCCAAATCCTTATGCAAGCAGTGTGGACGAAAACACTAATCGTCCAGAGAATTTCAGTCTGAACCAGAACTATCCCAATCCATTCAATGCCAGCACTGTGATATCATTTAGCTTAAAGGAAGCTGCTCCTGTTACTGTCGATATATTCGATTTAACCGGCGCGAAAGTAACCACGCTTGTTAATGAGCATATGAATGCCGGTTCGCATGAGGTAGTCTGGAATGCTTCAGATGTTGCCTCTGGTGTTTATTTCTATAAA